From Leifsonia sp. fls2-241-R2A-40a, one genomic window encodes:
- a CDS encoding FUSC family protein, translated as MNSPSAQRLARDGLVALVVTAAAAGACATMWWAGTAIASDGSAAVLTTVVALSLGRRTFGTRLEFARSAALLPVIGLLAGAIGWLLLVLPPLGAALFVAGMSVPIWMRRFGPRVAHLGALIALPLTAVLVAPVSPSPGVPAWVTALLVLVAGVVASLWVTVAREVLRLIPAERGRMQQAEVLRAQEAGVPAPRAGRRLPASTRMALQMAAALTAAFLVGWAMFPGHVMWVVLTAFLVCAGNRGRADVVHKSALRVVGALGGTLGALAVIALLPGATGPGVVIAIFVALLVGTWLRPISYAFWAVAVTLVLSLLQELTGMVTLTAETGMLAERLAAIVVGAILGIAASWFLLPVRSTDVLRRRLSDMLLALGAVVAPAQEAAADQDALVAEFRAAVGRVEQLAPANRAARLVRGRRRPLAIDCIEAAAALPAALDLHLADGPAAAAAGASDRLRVAIGRARRSLAAPVDFERTHAALTSLAAVLRGPAAP; from the coding sequence GTGAACTCGCCGTCCGCCCAACGTCTCGCACGTGACGGCTTGGTGGCTCTCGTCGTGACGGCCGCCGCCGCCGGGGCGTGCGCGACGATGTGGTGGGCGGGGACAGCGATCGCATCCGACGGCTCCGCAGCCGTGCTCACCACGGTCGTCGCCCTGTCGCTGGGGCGCCGCACGTTCGGGACGCGGTTGGAGTTCGCGCGCTCGGCGGCACTGCTCCCGGTGATCGGCCTCTTGGCCGGGGCCATCGGGTGGCTGCTCCTCGTCCTTCCTCCTCTCGGTGCCGCGCTCTTCGTCGCGGGGATGAGCGTGCCGATCTGGATGCGCCGCTTCGGTCCCCGCGTCGCTCACCTCGGCGCGCTGATCGCCCTCCCACTGACGGCCGTCCTCGTCGCACCGGTCTCCCCCAGCCCCGGCGTACCGGCGTGGGTCACGGCGTTGCTCGTGCTGGTTGCGGGCGTCGTCGCCTCGTTGTGGGTCACCGTGGCCCGCGAGGTGCTCCGGCTGATCCCGGCGGAGCGGGGACGCATGCAGCAGGCCGAAGTGCTCCGCGCACAGGAGGCCGGCGTCCCAGCGCCTCGCGCAGGTCGGCGCCTGCCTGCCAGCACACGAATGGCTCTGCAGATGGCGGCCGCGCTGACGGCGGCATTCCTCGTCGGCTGGGCGATGTTCCCCGGCCATGTCATGTGGGTCGTTCTCACGGCCTTCCTGGTGTGCGCGGGCAATAGGGGGCGAGCGGATGTGGTGCACAAGAGCGCGCTCCGCGTCGTGGGGGCGCTCGGGGGGACGCTCGGCGCGCTAGCCGTGATCGCGCTGCTCCCGGGCGCGACGGGCCCGGGGGTCGTCATCGCGATCTTCGTCGCGTTGCTGGTGGGCACCTGGCTCCGACCGATCAGTTACGCGTTCTGGGCGGTGGCCGTCACCCTGGTGCTTTCGCTGCTGCAGGAGCTGACCGGCATGGTCACGCTGACCGCCGAGACCGGGATGCTCGCGGAACGCCTGGCCGCCATCGTCGTCGGCGCGATTCTCGGCATCGCGGCCAGTTGGTTCCTCCTGCCGGTACGGAGCACGGATGTGCTGCGGCGTCGCCTGTCCGACATGCTGCTCGCTCTGGGCGCGGTCGTCGCACCGGCACAGGAGGCCGCGGCGGACCAGGATGCGCTGGTCGCGGAATTTCGAGCAGCGGTCGGGCGCGTCGAGCAGCTAGCGCCGGCGAACCGGGCGGCGCGTCTGGTGCGCGGTCGTCGCCGCCCGCTGGCGATCGACTGCATAGAAGCGGCGGCCGCTCTGCCCGCGGCGCTGGACCTCCACCTCGCCGATGGTCCGGCGGCGGCGGCCGCGGGCGCCTCGGACAGGCTCCGGGTCGCGATCGGTCGAGCGCGTCGGTCTCTGGCCGCGCCGGTCGACTTCGAGCGGACGCACGCCGCACTCACGTCCCTCGCCGCCGTCTTGCGAGGTCCCGCCGCACCCTGA
- a CDS encoding MarR family transcriptional regulator: MPVTDEMVCFSLYAATRATTQAYRTLLEPWGLTYPQYLVLVTLWMEGEQTVGSLGDHLQLDSGTLSPLLRRMEQAGLVRRERRPGDERVVTVTIGERGQELRPQLAHIPGRIAAGTGLPDEQAAAALIDTLHRLTETMHAATAEQPVSATN; the protein is encoded by the coding sequence ATGCCGGTAACCGATGAGATGGTGTGCTTCTCGCTGTACGCCGCCACGCGTGCCACCACGCAGGCGTACCGCACGCTGCTGGAGCCCTGGGGGCTCACGTACCCGCAGTACCTGGTCCTCGTGACCCTGTGGATGGAGGGCGAGCAGACCGTCGGGTCGCTCGGCGACCACCTGCAGCTCGACTCGGGCACCCTCTCCCCGCTGCTGCGCCGCATGGAGCAGGCCGGTCTCGTCCGGCGCGAGCGTCGCCCCGGCGATGAGCGGGTCGTGACCGTGACCATCGGCGAGCGCGGGCAGGAGCTCCGCCCGCAGCTGGCCCACATCCCCGGGCGCATCGCCGCGGGCACCGGCCTGCCCGACGAGCAGGCGGCCGCCGCCCTCATCGACACGCTCCACCGGCTCACGGAGACCATGCACGCCGCAACGGCGGAGCAGCCGGTCTCCGCGACGAACTGA
- a CDS encoding organic hydroperoxide resistance protein, giving the protein MNVLYTAEALSTGAGRDGRVATSDGTFALDLAVPKEMGGSGAGTNPEQLFAAGYAACFHSALQAVARSQKVKLDDSSVGGRVQIGPNGDGGYQLSVLLEVVLPGLESEKAQALADAAHQVCPYSNATRGNIDVTITVSED; this is encoded by the coding sequence ATGAACGTCCTCTACACCGCAGAAGCACTCTCCACGGGCGCCGGCCGCGACGGCCGTGTCGCCACCAGCGACGGCACGTTCGCGCTCGACCTGGCCGTCCCGAAGGAGATGGGCGGTTCCGGCGCCGGCACGAACCCCGAGCAGCTGTTCGCCGCCGGATATGCGGCCTGCTTCCACTCGGCGCTGCAGGCGGTCGCCCGCAGCCAGAAGGTGAAGCTCGATGACTCGTCCGTCGGCGGCCGCGTGCAGATCGGCCCGAACGGTGACGGCGGCTACCAGCTGTCCGTGCTGCTCGAGGTCGTGCTGCCCGGCCTGGAGTCGGAGAAGGCGCAGGCGCTGGCGGATGCGGCGCACCAGGTGTGCCCGTACTCGAACGCCACGCGTGGCAACATCGACGTGACCATCACCGTCTCGGAGGACTGA
- a CDS encoding zinc-binding dehydrogenase, with protein sequence MKALVHQQFGDPAEVLAVEERPLPQAGPGEVRVRMLLSPIHNHDLWTVRGTYGFKPELPAAAGTEALGVVDALGDGVEGLTVGQRVVTGGTFGVWGEYFVTRAAGLIAVPDELPDESAAQLVSMPFSAISLLESLGLSEGDWLIQNAANGAVGRMVAQLGAARGLNVVGLVRRAAGVEELRAQGIERVIATDDEGWREQLAEITGGAPITSGVDSVGGSAAGDVLSTLAEKGTLVVFGAMASPTLELSSGDIIFKQTTVKGFWGSVVSREMPADQRGRLFQELFARLLDGTLTLPVAGTFGLDDIAAAVAASGEPGRVGKVLLRP encoded by the coding sequence ATGAAGGCACTCGTCCACCAGCAGTTCGGCGACCCCGCCGAGGTGCTCGCCGTCGAGGAGCGACCGCTCCCGCAGGCCGGACCGGGCGAGGTCCGCGTGCGGATGCTGCTCTCCCCCATCCACAACCACGACCTGTGGACGGTCCGCGGCACCTACGGCTTCAAGCCGGAGCTCCCCGCAGCGGCCGGCACCGAGGCGCTCGGCGTGGTGGATGCGCTCGGCGACGGCGTCGAGGGGCTGACCGTCGGTCAGCGGGTCGTCACGGGCGGCACCTTCGGAGTGTGGGGCGAGTACTTCGTCACCCGCGCCGCCGGGCTCATCGCCGTGCCGGACGAACTCCCCGACGAGTCCGCCGCCCAGCTCGTGTCGATGCCGTTCAGCGCGATCAGCCTGTTGGAGTCGCTGGGCCTGAGCGAGGGCGACTGGCTCATCCAGAACGCCGCGAACGGCGCGGTCGGCCGGATGGTCGCCCAGCTGGGTGCCGCTCGCGGCCTCAACGTCGTGGGGCTCGTGCGCCGCGCCGCCGGCGTCGAAGAGCTGCGCGCGCAGGGCATCGAGCGCGTCATCGCGACCGACGACGAGGGATGGCGCGAGCAGCTCGCCGAGATCACCGGCGGAGCCCCCATCACCTCGGGCGTCGACTCCGTCGGCGGCTCCGCGGCGGGCGACGTTCTGTCGACCCTCGCCGAGAAGGGGACCCTGGTCGTCTTCGGCGCCATGGCGTCCCCGACGCTCGAGCTGTCGTCCGGCGACATCATCTTCAAGCAGACCACCGTCAAGGGATTCTGGGGCAGCGTGGTCAGCCGCGAGATGCCCGCCGACCAGCGCGGCCGGCTCTTCCAGGAGCTGTTCGCGCGCCTGCTCGACGGCACGCTGACGCTCCCGGTCGCCGGCACCTTCGGGCTGGACGACATCGCAGCAGCGGTCGCCGCCAGCGGCGAGCCGGGCCGCGTGGGCAAGGTGCTGCTGCGGCCCTGA
- a CDS encoding S9 family peptidase produces the protein MLTPPATPKKPVERIHHGDVYVDDYEWLRDKDDPAVVAHLHEENAYTNARTEHLGVLREQIFDEIKARTRETDMSVPVREGDWWYYTRTVKGKQYGIHCRAPITSADDWVPPVLDEEAQRTGLPGEQILLDDNAEAEGHDFYALGSFDVSADGSRLLWAVDTEGDERYTVRVRSLVDDGAAFPDEIEGTGAGALFDQTGAFVFYTTVDESWRPDTVWRHRVGDGPEVDDVQVFHEPDERYWIGVGLTRSRRFLVIEAGSNITSETRLLRSDDPTGDFAVVWPRVEGVEYDVEHAVVGGHDRLLIVHNDGAVNFELVSVSADDPQGQRRVLLPHDPAVRLEGVDAFRDFISVEYRRDGMTRVAVARVPDRDGERAADDTPHELHFDEELFTVGVGGNPEWTQPFLRLGYGSFVTPSSVYDYDVRTGELALRKQQPVLGGFDPSLFEQRREWATAPDGARIPISLVYRRDLVTPGEPAPLVLYGYGSYEASMDPSFGIPRLSLLDRGVVFAIAHVRGGGELGRLWYENGKKLHKKNTFTDFVAAARHLVDRGWTEPSRMAAQGGSAGGLLMGAVANLAPRDFAGILAEVPFVDPLTSILDPSLPLTVIEWDEWGDPLHDAEVYDYMKSYSPLENVHATHYPRILAVTSLNDTRVLYVEPAKWVAKLREVDADPLLKIEMAAGHGGVSGRYAAWRERAFTLAWLLDVVGAHPSGE, from the coding sequence ATGCTCACCCCGCCGGCCACCCCGAAGAAGCCTGTCGAACGCATCCACCACGGCGACGTCTACGTCGACGATTACGAGTGGCTGCGGGACAAGGACGACCCGGCGGTCGTCGCCCACCTGCACGAGGAGAACGCGTACACCAACGCGCGCACGGAGCACCTCGGCGTGCTGCGCGAGCAGATCTTCGACGAGATCAAGGCCCGCACTCGCGAGACCGACATGAGCGTGCCCGTCCGCGAGGGCGACTGGTGGTACTACACCCGCACGGTCAAGGGAAAGCAGTACGGCATCCACTGCCGGGCGCCGATCACGTCGGCCGACGACTGGGTGCCGCCGGTGCTCGACGAGGAGGCCCAGCGCACCGGCCTCCCGGGCGAGCAGATCCTGCTCGACGACAACGCCGAAGCCGAGGGCCACGACTTCTACGCGCTCGGCAGCTTCGACGTCAGCGCGGACGGGTCCCGGCTGCTCTGGGCCGTCGACACCGAAGGCGACGAGCGCTACACGGTCCGCGTCCGGTCCCTGGTGGACGACGGCGCAGCCTTCCCCGACGAGATCGAGGGGACCGGCGCCGGAGCGCTCTTCGACCAGACCGGCGCCTTCGTCTTCTACACGACCGTCGACGAGTCGTGGCGACCCGACACCGTCTGGCGCCACCGGGTCGGCGACGGCCCGGAGGTCGACGACGTCCAGGTATTCCACGAGCCGGACGAGCGGTACTGGATCGGCGTGGGCCTCACCCGCAGCCGCCGGTTCCTGGTGATCGAGGCCGGCTCCAACATCACCAGCGAGACCCGGCTGCTGCGCTCGGACGACCCGACCGGCGACTTCGCCGTCGTCTGGCCCCGCGTCGAGGGCGTCGAGTACGACGTCGAGCACGCCGTCGTGGGCGGCCACGACCGGCTGCTGATCGTCCACAACGACGGCGCCGTCAACTTCGAACTGGTGAGTGTCTCGGCCGACGACCCGCAGGGCCAGCGGCGGGTGCTGCTCCCCCACGACCCCGCCGTGCGCTTGGAGGGAGTGGATGCGTTCCGCGACTTCATCAGCGTCGAGTACCGCCGCGACGGGATGACGCGCGTGGCCGTCGCGCGAGTACCCGACCGCGACGGCGAGCGGGCCGCGGACGACACCCCGCACGAGCTGCACTTCGACGAGGAGCTCTTCACCGTCGGGGTCGGCGGCAACCCCGAGTGGACGCAGCCGTTCCTCCGCCTCGGCTACGGCAGCTTCGTCACACCGTCCTCGGTCTACGACTACGACGTGCGGACCGGGGAGCTCGCGCTGCGCAAGCAGCAGCCGGTGCTCGGCGGCTTCGACCCGTCGCTGTTCGAGCAGCGCAGGGAGTGGGCGACCGCCCCGGACGGCGCGCGCATCCCGATCTCGCTGGTCTACCGCCGCGACCTGGTGACGCCGGGCGAGCCCGCCCCGCTGGTGCTCTACGGCTACGGATCGTACGAGGCGAGCATGGATCCGTCGTTCGGCATCCCGCGCCTGAGCCTGCTCGACCGCGGCGTCGTCTTCGCGATCGCGCACGTGCGCGGCGGCGGAGAGCTGGGCCGGCTCTGGTACGAGAACGGCAAGAAGCTGCACAAGAAGAACACGTTCACCGACTTCGTGGCGGCGGCACGTCATCTCGTCGACCGCGGCTGGACGGAGCCGTCCCGGATGGCCGCTCAAGGCGGCAGCGCCGGCGGCCTGCTGATGGGCGCCGTCGCGAACCTGGCCCCGCGCGACTTCGCCGGAATCCTCGCCGAGGTGCCGTTCGTGGATCCGCTGACCAGCATCCTCGACCCCTCCCTCCCGCTCACGGTGATCGAGTGGGACGAGTGGGGCGACCCGCTGCACGATGCAGAGGTCTACGACTACATGAAGTCGTACTCACCGCTGGAGAACGTGCACGCCACGCACTATCCGCGCATCCTCGCCGTCACGAGCCTCAACGACACCCGCGTGCTGTACGTCGAGCCGGCCAAATGGGTGGCGAAGCTGCGCGAGGTGGATGCGGACCCCCTGCTCAAGATCGAGATGGCCGCGGGCCATGGAGGCGTCTCCGGGCGGTACGCCGCCTGGCGCGAGCGGGCGTTCACGCTCGCCTGGCTGCTCGACGTGGTGGGAGCGCATCCCTCGGGTGAGTGA
- a CDS encoding GyrI-like domain-containing protein has translation MKADLKKELPSYVAKRGRFDIITVPPLRYLTIDGQGDPNTSDAYRDALQTLYPVAYAVKFLSKRSLDRDYTVMPLEALWWADDMEAFTSARDKSQWHWTVLNLLPDWITDEHLAEARETSARKRGVLPLAALRIETLDEGLCVQTLHLGSYDDEASVLDAMHNSFIPESGLRMTGRHHEIYLSDARRTAPEKLRTILRQPVERV, from the coding sequence GTGAAGGCCGACCTGAAGAAGGAGCTGCCGTCGTACGTCGCGAAGCGCGGGCGCTTCGACATCATCACGGTGCCGCCCCTGCGCTACCTGACGATCGACGGGCAGGGGGATCCCAACACGTCGGACGCGTACCGGGATGCTCTGCAGACGCTCTACCCCGTCGCCTACGCGGTCAAGTTCCTCAGCAAGCGCTCGCTCGACCGCGACTACACGGTCATGCCGTTGGAGGCGCTGTGGTGGGCCGACGACATGGAGGCGTTCACGTCCGCGCGCGACAAGTCGCAGTGGCACTGGACCGTGCTCAACCTCCTCCCGGACTGGATCACGGACGAGCACCTGGCGGAGGCGCGCGAAACATCGGCCCGCAAGCGCGGAGTGCTGCCCCTGGCCGCTCTCCGGATCGAGACGCTCGACGAGGGCTTGTGCGTCCAGACGCTCCACCTCGGCTCGTACGACGACGAAGCATCGGTGCTCGACGCGATGCACAACTCGTTCATCCCCGAGTCGGGCCTGCGGATGACGGGACGACACCACGAGATCTACCTCAGTGACGCCCGCCGCACCGCGCCGGAGAAGCTGCGCACCATCCTGCGCCAGCCCGTCGAGCGCGTCTGA
- a CDS encoding aldo/keto reductase: protein MASIPQLTLNDGNTIPQLGFGVYKIPETETADAVVAALEAGYRHIDTAAFYENERGVGEGVRRSGLGRSEVFVTSKVWWTENGYESTLRSFDASLERLGFDTVDLFLIHWPAPKSDRYVDTWRALERVRDEGRARSIGVANFHTHHLDRLARETGTVPAVNQVELHPWLPQSEVRAYDSAHGIGTEAWSPLARGRILGDPTLDRLAEKHGVTPAQVVIRWQLQLGNVVIPKSTSPERIRTNLDVFGFELDADDLAAIASLETGERTGKDPDDLG, encoded by the coding sequence ATGGCGAGCATCCCGCAGTTGACTCTCAACGACGGCAACACCATCCCCCAGCTGGGCTTCGGCGTGTACAAGATCCCGGAGACCGAGACGGCGGACGCGGTGGTCGCGGCGCTGGAGGCCGGGTACCGCCACATCGACACGGCGGCGTTCTACGAGAACGAGCGCGGCGTCGGTGAGGGGGTGCGGCGCAGCGGCCTGGGCCGCTCGGAGGTGTTCGTCACCAGCAAGGTGTGGTGGACCGAAAACGGCTACGAGTCGACGCTGCGCTCCTTCGATGCGAGCCTCGAACGGCTCGGCTTCGACACGGTCGACCTCTTCCTCATCCACTGGCCCGCCCCGAAGAGCGACCGGTACGTGGACACCTGGCGGGCGCTGGAGCGCGTGCGGGATGAGGGGCGCGCGCGCTCGATCGGCGTCGCCAACTTCCACACCCACCACCTCGACCGGCTGGCCCGTGAGACCGGGACCGTCCCGGCGGTGAACCAGGTGGAGCTGCACCCGTGGCTGCCGCAGTCCGAGGTGCGCGCCTACGACTCCGCCCATGGGATCGGGACCGAGGCGTGGTCGCCGCTCGCCCGCGGACGTATCCTCGGCGATCCGACGCTCGACCGGCTCGCGGAGAAGCACGGTGTCACACCGGCGCAGGTGGTCATCCGCTGGCAGCTGCAGCTGGGCAACGTGGTCATCCCGAAGTCCACCTCTCCGGAGCGCATCCGAACCAATCTCGACGTGTTCGGTTTCGAGCTGGATGCGGACGACCTCGCCGCGATCGCCTCGCTCGAGACGGGGGAGCGGACCGGTAAGGACCCGGACGACCTCGGCTGA
- a CDS encoding type 1 glutamine amidotransferase domain-containing protein, whose protein sequence is MALNDKTIAFLVGPEGIEQAELVEPWKAVSDAGGTPKLISQEEGEVQAYNHLTPADTFPVDASLGSVSADQYDALVLPGGVANGDQVRTFPEAVSLVKAFADAGKPIAVICHGGWVLVEAGVVDGRTLTSWPSLKTDYRNAGATWVDEEVVVDDGPFTLVSSRKPDDLPAFNRELLKAFE, encoded by the coding sequence ATGGCATTGAATGACAAGACCATCGCGTTCCTGGTCGGACCGGAAGGCATCGAGCAGGCGGAACTGGTGGAACCGTGGAAGGCCGTCAGCGACGCCGGCGGCACGCCCAAGCTGATCTCCCAGGAGGAGGGCGAAGTCCAGGCGTACAACCACCTCACCCCGGCCGACACGTTCCCGGTGGATGCGAGCCTCGGTTCGGTGAGCGCTGACCAGTACGACGCACTGGTGCTCCCGGGAGGGGTCGCCAACGGCGACCAGGTCCGCACGTTCCCCGAGGCGGTGTCGCTGGTGAAGGCGTTCGCCGACGCCGGCAAGCCGATCGCGGTGATCTGCCACGGTGGGTGGGTGCTCGTCGAGGCGGGCGTGGTCGATGGTCGCACTCTGACGAGCTGGCCCAGCCTGAAGACCGACTACCGCAACGCGGGCGCGACCTGGGTCGACGAGGAGGTCGTGGTCGACGACGGACCGTTCACGCTCGTCTCCTCGCGCAAGCCCGACGACCTCCCGGCGTTCAACCGCGAGCTGCTGAAGGCGTTCGAGTAG
- a CDS encoding Fe-S cluster assembly protein HesB, translating to MLTLTENASTIVKTLTEQSPDESAGLRISSNNPDNTAFAAAVTPEPEASDRVVESGGARIFLETQAAEVLDDKVLDAQVDDQGAVSFAIGVTA from the coding sequence ATGCTCACCCTCACTGAGAACGCCAGCACGATCGTCAAGACGCTGACCGAGCAGTCCCCGGACGAGTCCGCGGGCCTGCGCATCAGCAGCAACAACCCCGACAACACCGCCTTCGCGGCGGCGGTCACCCCGGAGCCGGAAGCCTCCGACCGGGTGGTCGAGTCGGGCGGGGCCCGCATCTTCCTGGAGACGCAGGCCGCGGAGGTTCTCGACGACAAGGTCCTCGACGCACAGGTCGACGACCAGGGAGCCGTCAGCTTCGCCATCGGCGTCACCGCATAG
- a CDS encoding zinc-dependent alcohol dehydrogenase: MLAMTYRGPYKIRVEEKDRPKIEHPQDAIVRVTLAAICGSDLHLYHGMMPDTRIGHTFGHEFIGVVDEIGSDVQNLKVGDRVMVPFNVFCGSCYFCVRGLYSNCHNVNPNATAVGGIYGYSHTTGGYDGGQAEYVRVPFADVGPTIIPDWMADEDAVLLTDALPTGYFGAQLGEITEGDTVVVFGAGPVGQFAAKSSWLMGAGRVVVVDHLDYRLAKAEQFAQAETYNFTQVGDIVRTLKHATDGLGADVVIDAVGAEADGSALQHITSAKLKLQGGSPVALNWAIDSVRKGGTVSVMGAYGPLFSAVKFGDAMNKGLRINTNQCPVKRQWPRLFEHVRNGYLKPSEIVTHRVPLEHIQDGYHLFSSKLDGIIKPLVVPSAA, translated from the coding sequence ATGCTGGCGATGACCTACCGCGGGCCGTACAAGATCCGTGTGGAGGAGAAGGACAGACCGAAGATCGAGCATCCCCAGGACGCGATCGTCCGGGTGACCCTCGCAGCGATCTGCGGGTCCGACCTGCATCTGTATCACGGCATGATGCCCGACACCCGGATCGGCCACACGTTCGGCCACGAGTTCATCGGGGTCGTCGACGAGATCGGTTCGGATGTTCAGAACCTCAAGGTCGGCGACCGCGTCATGGTGCCGTTCAACGTCTTCTGCGGCAGCTGCTACTTCTGCGTCCGAGGCCTGTACTCGAATTGCCACAACGTGAACCCGAACGCCACCGCCGTCGGCGGCATCTACGGCTACTCGCACACGACCGGCGGGTACGACGGCGGACAGGCCGAGTACGTCCGCGTGCCGTTCGCCGACGTCGGCCCGACGATCATCCCCGACTGGATGGCCGACGAGGACGCCGTCCTGCTCACGGACGCCCTGCCGACCGGCTACTTCGGTGCCCAGCTCGGCGAGATCACGGAGGGCGACACGGTGGTGGTCTTCGGCGCCGGCCCGGTCGGGCAGTTCGCCGCCAAGTCGTCGTGGCTGATGGGCGCGGGCCGCGTCGTCGTCGTCGACCATCTGGACTACCGGCTGGCGAAGGCGGAGCAGTTCGCACAGGCGGAGACCTACAACTTCACACAGGTCGGCGACATCGTGCGGACGCTCAAGCACGCCACGGACGGGCTCGGTGCCGACGTCGTGATCGACGCGGTCGGCGCGGAGGCGGACGGCTCAGCGCTGCAGCACATCACCTCGGCCAAGCTGAAGCTGCAGGGCGGCTCCCCGGTCGCGCTGAACTGGGCGATCGACTCCGTCCGCAAGGGCGGCACCGTCTCGGTGATGGGCGCCTACGGCCCCCTCTTCAGCGCCGTCAAGTTCGGCGACGCGATGAACAAGGGACTCAGGATCAACACCAACCAGTGCCCGGTGAAGCGGCAGTGGCCTCGGCTGTTCGAGCACGTCCGCAACGGCTACCTGAAGCCGAGCGAGATCGTGACCCACCGCGTCCCCCTGGAGCACATCCAGGACGGATACCACCTCTTCTCGTCGAAGCTCGACGGGATCATCAAGCCCCTCGTCGTGCCGAGCGCCGCGTAG